Proteins encoded by one window of Massilia sp. NR 4-1:
- a CDS encoding alpha/beta hydrolase encodes MDIITSALTAAIEDGASSPAYQMLKARLAAQAPAVEDAVATLEEDAGSKSRQFALSDALAVAGLAGDRYLRAAARNLLDEIDRRRPPAASSAGAPANAAVLKVWFGTDRQQSGDRHPARQFGSQRAPLSYGYCEVSVPRGPRDPDSPALLRLELREDPSHHVRLLQTELAGHDSFFAALAAQVAAAPESSALLFVHGYKVSFEDAARRSAQLAYELGFRGAPLFYSWPSQGKPAGYPADEASVEWSQANLQRFLLDFLESCQVERIYLIGHGLGGRALAGACAALLRERPGLAPRLHAILLAAPDIDAGLFQRELAPAFAASARPLTLYASSADAALAAGHKAHAAARAGDAGPGLLVLPGVETIDASGADTGFLGHAAAAPAPVLSDMQELIGQDRGAAQRQGLRPAQQAGGRYWIMAAEGV; translated from the coding sequence ATGGACATCATCACCAGCGCCCTCACCGCAGCGATTGAAGACGGCGCCAGCAGCCCTGCCTACCAGATGCTCAAAGCCCGCCTCGCGGCCCAGGCGCCGGCGGTGGAAGACGCCGTCGCCACCCTGGAAGAAGACGCCGGCTCGAAGTCGCGCCAGTTCGCCCTGTCCGATGCGCTGGCCGTGGCCGGCCTGGCCGGCGACCGCTACCTGCGCGCTGCCGCGCGCAACCTGCTCGACGAAATCGACCGGCGCCGCCCGCCCGCCGCCAGCAGCGCCGGCGCGCCGGCCAATGCGGCCGTGCTCAAGGTCTGGTTCGGCACCGACCGCCAGCAAAGCGGCGACCGCCATCCGGCACGCCAGTTCGGCAGCCAGCGCGCGCCGCTCAGCTACGGTTATTGCGAGGTCAGCGTGCCGCGCGGTCCGCGCGATCCGGATTCGCCGGCCCTGCTGCGCCTGGAACTGCGCGAAGACCCCAGCCACCATGTGCGCCTGCTGCAAACCGAGCTGGCCGGCCACGACAGCTTCTTCGCCGCGCTGGCGGCCCAGGTCGCCGCCGCGCCCGAGTCCAGTGCCCTGCTCTTCGTGCATGGCTACAAGGTGTCGTTCGAGGACGCGGCGCGGCGCAGCGCCCAGCTGGCCTATGAGCTGGGCTTTCGCGGCGCACCGCTGTTCTATAGCTGGCCCTCGCAGGGCAAGCCGGCCGGCTACCCGGCCGACGAGGCCAGCGTCGAATGGAGCCAGGCCAATCTGCAGCGCTTCCTGCTCGACTTCCTGGAAAGCTGCCAGGTCGAACGCATCTACCTGATCGGCCATGGCCTGGGCGGACGGGCCCTGGCCGGCGCCTGCGCGGCGCTGCTGCGCGAGCGGCCCGGCCTGGCACCGCGCCTGCACGCGATCCTGCTGGCCGCGCCCGATATCGACGCCGGCCTGTTCCAGCGCGAACTGGCGCCGGCCTTCGCCGCCAGCGCCCGGCCCTTGACCCTGTACGCGTCGAGCGCCGACGCGGCCCTGGCCGCCGGCCATAAAGCCCATGCGGCGGCGCGCGCCGGCGATGCCGGTCCCGGCCTGCTGGTGCTGCCCGGCGTGGAAACCATCGATGCCAGCGGCGCCGATACCGGCTTTCTCGGCCATGCCGCCGCCGCGCCGGCGCCGGTTCTGTCCGATATGCAGGAACTGATCGGCCAGGACCGCGGTGCCGCCCAACGCCAGGGCTTGCGCCCGGCGCAGCAGGCGGGCGGGCGCTACTGGATCATGGCCGCGGAGGGCGTATGA